The Benincasa hispida cultivar B227 chromosome 9, ASM972705v1, whole genome shotgun sequence genome has a segment encoding these proteins:
- the LOC120084445 gene encoding dolichol-phosphate mannosyltransferase subunit 1 isoform X2, translating into MAEPEKDRNKYSLIVPTYNERINIALLVYLIFKHLPDVDFEIIVVDDGSPDGTQEVVKQLQGVYGEDRILLRARPRKLGLGTAYCHGLKHATAKIFTQLHSVRKQLQTGADIVTGTRYVKGGGVHGWNLMRKLTSRGANVLAQTLLWPGVSDLTGSFRLYKKSVLEDIISSVVSKGYVFQMEMIVRATRKGYHIEEVPITFVDRVFGTSKLGGSEIVEYLKGLLYLLVTT; encoded by the exons ATGGCGGAGCCGGAGAAGGATAGGAATAAGTACAGTCTAATTGTCCCAACCTACAACGAGCGCATCAACATTGCTCTCCTCGTCTACCTCATTTTCAAGCACCTCCC GGATgttgattttgaaataattgTCGTTGATGATGGAAGTCCTGATGGTACTCAAGAAGTTGTGAAACAGTTGCAAGGGGTGTATGGTGAAGATCGGATC CTATTGAGAGCCAGACCTAGGAAGCTTGGATTAG GAACTGCTTACTGTCATGGGCTCAAGCATGCCACTG CCAAAATATTTACCCAGCTTCATTCGGTAAG gaAACAGTTACAAACTGGTGCTGATATAGTTACAGGAACTCGATATGTGAAAGGTGGCGGTGTACATGGATGGAATCTTATGCGCAAACTAACAAGTAGAGGAGCTAATGTTCTTGCTCAAACACTTTTATGGCCCGGTGTATCAGACTTAACTGGATCTTTTCG GCTCTACAAGAAATCGGTGCTTGAAGATATCATTAGTTCAGTTGTTAGCAAGGGATACGTTTTTCAAATGGAGATGATTGTTCGAGCTACAAGAAAAGGTTATCACATTGAAGAG GTTCCAATTACCTTTGTTGATAGAGTGTTTGGAACTTCCAAGCTTGGAGGATCTGAAATTGTAGAGTATTTGAAAGGTCTCTTGTACCTTCTGGTCACCACATAA
- the LOC120084445 gene encoding dolichol-phosphate mannosyltransferase subunit 1 isoform X1: MAEPEKDRNKYSLIVPTYNERINIALLVYLIFKHLPDVDFEIIVVDDGSPDGTQEVVKQLQGVYGEDRILLRARPRKLGLGTAYCHGLKHATGNFVVIMDADLSHHPKYLPSFIRKQLQTGADIVTGTRYVKGGGVHGWNLMRKLTSRGANVLAQTLLWPGVSDLTGSFRLYKKSVLEDIISSVVSKGYVFQMEMIVRATRKGYHIEEVPITFVDRVFGTSKLGGSEIVEYLKGLLYLLVTT, translated from the exons ATGGCGGAGCCGGAGAAGGATAGGAATAAGTACAGTCTAATTGTCCCAACCTACAACGAGCGCATCAACATTGCTCTCCTCGTCTACCTCATTTTCAAGCACCTCCC GGATgttgattttgaaataattgTCGTTGATGATGGAAGTCCTGATGGTACTCAAGAAGTTGTGAAACAGTTGCAAGGGGTGTATGGTGAAGATCGGATC CTATTGAGAGCCAGACCTAGGAAGCTTGGATTAG GAACTGCTTACTGTCATGGGCTCAAGCATGCCACTGGTAATTTTGTTGTTATAATGGATGCTGACTTATCTCACCAT CCAAAATATTTACCCAGCTTCATTCG gaAACAGTTACAAACTGGTGCTGATATAGTTACAGGAACTCGATATGTGAAAGGTGGCGGTGTACATGGATGGAATCTTATGCGCAAACTAACAAGTAGAGGAGCTAATGTTCTTGCTCAAACACTTTTATGGCCCGGTGTATCAGACTTAACTGGATCTTTTCG GCTCTACAAGAAATCGGTGCTTGAAGATATCATTAGTTCAGTTGTTAGCAAGGGATACGTTTTTCAAATGGAGATGATTGTTCGAGCTACAAGAAAAGGTTATCACATTGAAGAG GTTCCAATTACCTTTGTTGATAGAGTGTTTGGAACTTCCAAGCTTGGAGGATCTGAAATTGTAGAGTATTTGAAAGGTCTCTTGTACCTTCTGGTCACCACATAA
- the LOC120084432 gene encoding small nuclear ribonucleoprotein SmD3a-like, producing MSRSLGIPVKLLHEAAGHVVSVELKSGELYRGSMIECEDNWNCQLENITYTAKDGKVSQLEHVFIRGSKVRFMVIPDMLKNAPMFKRLDARIKGKGASLGVGRGRAVAMRAKAQAAGRGSAPGRGAAPSGRR from the exons ATGAGCAGGAGCTTGGGAATTCCAGTGAAGCTACTCCATGAGGCCGCCGGCCACGTTGTGTCGGTCGAGCTTAAAAGCGGTGAGCTTTACAGAGGAAGCATGATCGAGTGTGAGGATAACTGGAACTGCCAGCTCGAAAACATCACCTACACTGCTAAG GACGGGAAGGTCTCACAACTTGAGCATGTTTTCATCCGAGGCAGCAAAGTCAG GTTTATGGTCATACCAGACATGCTGAAGAATGCTCCAATGTTCAAGCGTCTTGATGCTAGAATTAAA GGTAAGGGCGCCTCACTTGGTGTTGGCAGGGGCAGGGCTGTCGCTATGCGAGCTAAA GCTCAAGCTGCTGGCCGTGGAAGTGCACCTGGTCGGGGTGCTGCACCATCTGGCCGAAGGTGA